Proteins found in one Streptomyces sp. CB09001 genomic segment:
- a CDS encoding SGNH family lipase, which translates to MRRFRLVGFLSSFLLAAGAALTGAATAQAAQPAAADGYVALGDSYSSGVGAGSYISSSGDCKRSTKSHPYLWAAAHSPSTFDFTACSGARTGEVLAGQLGPLSSSTGLVSISIGGNDAGFADVMTTCVLQSDSSCLSRIATAEAYVDSTLPGKLDGVYSAISDKAPNAHVVVIGYPRFYKLGSTCVGLSETKRTAINKASDHLNTVIAQRVAAHGFTFGDVRTTFTGHELCSGSSWLHSVNWLNIGESYHPTATGQSGGYLPVLNGAA; encoded by the coding sequence GTGAGACGTTTCCGACTTGTCGGCTTCCTGAGTTCATTCCTCCTCGCCGCCGGCGCCGCCCTCACCGGGGCAGCGACCGCCCAGGCGGCCCAACCCGCCGCCGCCGACGGCTATGTGGCCCTCGGCGACTCCTACTCCTCCGGGGTCGGAGCGGGCAGCTACATCAGCTCGAGCGGCGACTGCAAGCGCAGCACCAAGTCCCATCCGTACCTGTGGGCGGCCGCCCACTCACCCTCCACGTTCGACTTCACGGCCTGTTCCGGCGCCCGTACGGGTGAAGTTCTGGCCGGACAGCTCGGCCCGCTCAGCTCCAGCACCGGCCTCGTCTCGATCAGCATCGGCGGCAACGACGCCGGGTTCGCCGACGTCATGACGACGTGTGTGCTCCAGTCCGACAGCTCCTGCCTGTCGCGGATCGCCACCGCGGAGGCGTACGTCGACTCGACGCTGCCCGGCAAGCTCGACGGCGTCTACTCGGCGATCAGCGACAAGGCGCCGAACGCCCATGTCGTCGTCATCGGCTACCCGCGCTTCTACAAGCTCGGCAGCACCTGCGTCGGCCTGTCCGAGACCAAGCGGACGGCGATCAACAAGGCCTCCGACCACCTCAACACCGTCATCGCCCAGCGCGTCGCCGCCCACGGCTTCACCTTCGGCGACGTACGCACCACCTTCACCGGCCACGAGCTGTGCTCCGGCAGCTCCTGGCTGCACAGCGTCAACTGGCTGAACATCGGCGAGTCGTACCACCCCACCGCGACCGGCCAGTCCGGTGGCTACCTGCCGGTCCTCAACGGCGCCGCCTGA
- a CDS encoding DUF5925 domain-containing protein, giving the protein MSVNPHEVLPIRLNVDDSDSPSDVVDALFLGRFATGEQPYSHAANIDRVRSGATLLPPGARVLRIARDDDRSATLAEGDGWTLLVSRWNRGADVTVTATSADLAEKVLGEATDGAADEPEPQPENVTMGFWYVSPRRGPHRTTRQIAAGTWDEVRANYTAPVADAMDGLMKTTPEDIAGRLLLLHGPPGTGKTSALRTLARSWRDWCQVDCVLDPERLFSDVGYLMDIAIGEEDAAGKGRWRLLLLEDCDELIRGEAKHTAGQALSRLLNLTDGLLGQGRNVLVGVTTNEDLERLHPAVVRPGRCLARIEVGPLTRREAADWLGTEEGVGREGATLAELYALRRGTSPTALPEPRAGTEAGLYL; this is encoded by the coding sequence ATGTCCGTGAACCCGCACGAAGTCCTGCCGATCCGGCTCAACGTGGACGACAGCGACTCCCCGTCCGACGTCGTCGACGCGCTGTTCCTCGGCCGTTTCGCCACGGGTGAGCAGCCGTACTCGCACGCGGCGAACATCGACCGCGTACGGTCCGGCGCCACGCTGCTGCCGCCCGGCGCGCGCGTACTGCGGATCGCCCGCGACGACGACCGCAGCGCGACGCTGGCGGAGGGCGACGGCTGGACGCTGCTGGTCTCGCGCTGGAACCGGGGCGCCGACGTCACGGTGACGGCGACCAGCGCCGACCTCGCCGAGAAGGTGCTCGGCGAGGCGACGGACGGCGCCGCGGACGAGCCCGAACCGCAGCCGGAGAACGTGACGATGGGCTTCTGGTACGTCTCCCCGCGGCGCGGCCCGCACCGCACCACCCGCCAGATCGCCGCGGGCACCTGGGACGAGGTCCGGGCCAACTACACGGCGCCGGTCGCCGACGCGATGGACGGCCTGATGAAGACGACGCCCGAGGACATCGCGGGCCGGCTGCTGCTCCTGCACGGTCCGCCGGGCACCGGCAAGACCTCCGCGCTGCGCACCCTCGCCCGCTCCTGGCGGGACTGGTGCCAGGTGGACTGCGTCCTCGACCCGGAGCGACTCTTCTCCGACGTCGGGTATCTGATGGACATCGCCATCGGTGAGGAGGACGCGGCGGGCAAGGGCCGCTGGCGGCTGCTGCTGCTGGAGGACTGCGACGAACTGATCCGCGGCGAGGCCAAGCACACGGCGGGCCAGGCGCTCTCCCGCCTGCTGAACCTCACCGACGGACTCCTCGGCCAGGGCCGCAACGTCCTGGTCGGCGTCACCACCAACGAGGACCTGGAGCGCCTGCACCCCGCCGTCGTCCGCCCCGGCCGCTGCCTGGCCCGCATCGAGGTCGGCCCGCTGACCCGGCGGGAGGCGGCGGACTGGCTCGGCACGGAAGAAGGGGTCGGCCGCGAGGGCGCCACCCTGGCGGAGCTGTACGCCCTGCGCCGGGGCACCTCACCGACCGCGCTGCCGGAGCCGCGGGCGGGCACGGAGGCCGGGCTGTACCTGTAG